Proteins encoded in a region of the Candidatus Obscuribacter sp. genome:
- a CDS encoding DUF1295 domain-containing protein has protein sequence MSFSVTPALLNLWGYGFVLATGLFFTVWLVAERTKNGGIVDVFWGFGFALVAALYFGVDVFVWQNPVSINKLLLLGMVFAWSLRLTFFLLMRFLRVYPEEDGRYLAFRKAWGDKASQGMFLAFQLQAVLLASLCWPFAVVMSNNQINYPGNWQYLAICIFVLALAGEGLADSQLESFKKEPANRGKVCQSGLWQYSRHPNYFFEWLVWVAFLFFVCNYPAGLYSFYCPAMMYFFLTRVTGIKATEEQALRTKGDAYKKYQESTSAFFPWFKGKSKE, from the coding sequence ATGTCTTTTAGCGTCACGCCCGCACTACTCAATCTCTGGGGCTATGGTTTTGTCCTGGCAACAGGCTTGTTTTTTACAGTCTGGCTGGTGGCCGAGCGCACCAAAAACGGTGGCATTGTCGATGTCTTCTGGGGGTTTGGTTTTGCCCTGGTGGCTGCTCTTTATTTTGGTGTGGATGTCTTTGTCTGGCAAAATCCTGTCAGTATCAATAAACTTCTTTTGCTGGGCATGGTTTTTGCCTGGAGTTTGCGACTTACATTCTTTTTGTTGATGCGCTTTTTGCGTGTTTATCCTGAGGAGGATGGGCGCTACTTAGCTTTTAGAAAGGCTTGGGGAGATAAAGCCAGCCAGGGTATGTTTCTTGCTTTTCAATTGCAGGCTGTACTTTTAGCGTCACTTTGCTGGCCATTTGCTGTGGTCATGTCAAACAATCAAATCAATTATCCGGGCAACTGGCAATATCTAGCGATTTGTATTTTTGTACTGGCTCTGGCTGGCGAAGGCCTCGCCGACTCACAGCTGGAGTCCTTTAAAAAAGAGCCTGCCAATCGCGGCAAAGTTTGTCAATCCGGACTGTGGCAGTACTCGCGCCATCCTAATTACTTTTTTGAATGGCTTGTCTGGGTGGCATTTTTATTTTTTGTGTGCAACTACCCTGCCGGTCTATATAGTTTTTATTGTCCTGCCATGATGTATTTTTTCCTCACTCGGGTTACTGGTATCAAAGCTACTGAGGAGCAGGCATTGCGCACCAAGGGTGATGCCTACAAAAAGTATCAGGAGTCGACGAGTGCGTTTTTTCCCTGGTTTAAAGGTAAGAGTAAAGAATGA
- a CDS encoding threonylcarbamoyl-AMP synthase has protein sequence MLAPDLLKEAVDALKRGELVAFPTETVYGLGADGSSDAALSRLYSVKGRPTNHPVIVHIADVANLSDWAVDIPEQAYKLAAAFWPGPMTLILKRQPHVSDAVTGGQDSVGIRIPAHPVALELLAAFGGGVAAPSANRFGKLSPTTASSVVEGLGRDVSVVLDGGPCQVGIESTIISLVDGARILRPGMLSQSQIEAVLGQSVITGTSAEPVRAPGTLESHYAPETGVAIVPTAELAPVLKNLLRLGKDYCLLAFADTVATMPAALLPEGKRLLSVSRDSESYARLLYQALKDLDSQKAAYIVVQALPTEPDWHGIVDRLTRSSHGTVLPDLED, from the coding sequence ATGCTCGCTCCTGATCTGCTCAAAGAGGCAGTGGATGCCCTTAAACGGGGTGAGCTTGTCGCTTTTCCTACTGAGACTGTTTACGGACTTGGAGCGGACGGCTCGAGTGACGCTGCGCTCTCGCGGCTCTATAGTGTCAAAGGGCGACCGACAAACCATCCTGTTATCGTGCATATTGCCGATGTAGCAAATCTCTCTGACTGGGCGGTAGACATACCAGAGCAGGCTTACAAGCTTGCTGCTGCCTTTTGGCCTGGACCAATGACTTTGATACTCAAAAGACAGCCTCATGTCTCTGATGCTGTCACTGGCGGGCAAGACAGTGTTGGCATTCGTATCCCAGCTCATCCAGTGGCGCTGGAGTTGCTTGCTGCCTTTGGCGGCGGCGTGGCCGCACCATCAGCAAATCGTTTTGGCAAATTGAGTCCCACCACTGCTTCAAGTGTAGTTGAGGGGCTTGGCCGTGATGTGTCAGTGGTGCTGGATGGCGGACCCTGTCAAGTTGGCATCGAGTCAACAATTATTAGTCTTGTGGATGGTGCCAGAATTCTCAGACCGGGCATGCTCTCTCAATCTCAGATAGAGGCAGTGCTCGGTCAGTCGGTGATAACTGGCACTAGTGCAGAGCCTGTGCGAGCGCCTGGGACTTTAGAGAGTCATTATGCCCCAGAGACCGGGGTGGCGATTGTCCCTACTGCCGAGCTTGCGCCCGTTTTAAAAAACTTGCTAAGACTTGGCAAAGACTATTGTTTATTGGCATTTGCCGATACTGTTGCCACTATGCCCGCAGCTCTTTTACCCGAGGGCAAAAGGCTACTTAGTGTGTCCCGAGACAGTGAGAGTTATGCTCGACTTTTGTACCAGGCACTTAAGGATCTTGATAGTCAAAAGGCTGCCTATATTGTCGTACAAGCCCTGCCTACCGAGCCGGACTGGCATGGCATTGTCGACAGATTGACCCGCTCTAGTCATGGCACGGTCCTACCCGACCTGGAGGATTGA
- a CDS encoding biliverdin-producing heme oxygenase produces the protein MEKVEAQPLTVMDTLRTCTQDLHTDAEGQDFQRSMGTGNVQREPFIKYLGQLYYMHKHIADLLEKHRDMPAIQKVLKPYHQDLTCVTNDLAYFDRSVSDEPILPSTKRINDHLTELAATSPVSLLGALYVLEGSTNGAKFLAKSMRKALDCPVERGASYFDRYGEAQRERWTKFKEDMVACNFSEAQTKELVASARRMFQAFFEIGQDLG, from the coding sequence ATGGAAAAAGTCGAAGCTCAGCCTCTGACAGTTATGGATACGCTGAGAACCTGTACTCAAGATTTGCATACTGATGCCGAAGGTCAGGACTTCCAGCGCTCCATGGGTACTGGCAATGTGCAAAGAGAGCCCTTTATAAAGTATCTGGGGCAGCTTTATTACATGCACAAACATATTGCCGACCTTTTAGAAAAGCACCGCGACATGCCTGCCATCCAAAAAGTGTTGAAGCCCTATCATCAAGATCTCACCTGCGTCACAAATGATCTGGCTTACTTTGATCGCAGCGTTAGTGACGAGCCTATTTTGCCGTCGACAAAACGTATTAACGATCATCTCACTGAGCTTGCCGCCACTAGTCCAGTATCACTTTTGGGGGCTCTCTATGTACTGGAAGGCTCTACCAATGGTGCCAAGTTTTTAGCTAAATCTATGCGCAAAGCGCTTGACTGTCCTGTGGAGCGCGGCGCTAGTTATTTTGACCGATATGGTGAAGCACAGCGTGAGCGCTGGACAAAGTTTAAAGAGGACATGGTAGCTTGCAACTTTAGCGAAGCGCAAACTAAAGAGCTTGTCGCTTCCGCTCGTCGTATGTTTCAAGCATTTTTTGAAATTGGTCAGGACCTGGGCTAG
- a CDS encoding DUF4388 domain-containing protein, with the protein MLRRSGPIPKTLQKLPAAPGLSEIHHYLSVAMEHRGRQVEISWTTPDRLVDFTLNIHCPWRGGDTEWKLLVGKNMRLVWDYKSCDVLLVYNLILSSCGEVHQSIQADGVVSVSEAYRDQSKRRDTYYMNSANQTDESEPSAVQRMGTSDNAWSRSTLPPNGDLSLVEISRLLQSVLLARMTGRMDIDQGSAHAKIFFVDGEPQHADIAGIPGDEGILELLTWREGKYKFEPRVRVTERNVGQPIESLVILGVQLVDKVNFIKNVGLLPESVLIRKHDSLLGSDFDVLASRDPSIEPDLLKRFYQAIDDRTAIKALVDSLRLSRSQWVPVVALLLSSDLVTFTNDFVPTKEEKPSINPKVIDKSKIHSVMMSLRRPETGMFTYPAFLYFLEQEYFRGYRSGSPLSVMVMEMRVVTGPPNFVREPLDVPAVAEVVRRISRLKRHIDLLAHYDQYDYAMLLPNTKTSGANIFAQRIARAIWSSPLAYGIDSANLSLAFGVACIPEDCLDLGVLLAAAEAAKSQALRAAVPISLFRDIKGGA; encoded by the coding sequence ATGCTCAGGAGATCTGGCCCTATTCCAAAAACTCTGCAAAAGTTGCCGGCCGCGCCGGGCTTGTCAGAGATCCACCATTATCTATCGGTGGCAATGGAGCATAGAGGCAGACAAGTCGAGATAAGCTGGACAACACCTGACAGACTTGTGGACTTTACTCTTAATATTCACTGTCCCTGGCGTGGTGGGGACACTGAGTGGAAGCTTTTAGTTGGCAAAAACATGCGTCTTGTATGGGATTACAAGAGTTGTGATGTATTGCTTGTATATAACCTCATTCTCTCTTCCTGTGGAGAAGTGCACCAGAGTATTCAAGCCGATGGTGTAGTGTCGGTCTCCGAGGCTTACCGCGATCAAAGTAAACGTCGCGATACCTATTATATGAATTCGGCTAATCAGACCGATGAGTCTGAGCCCAGTGCTGTACAGCGTATGGGCACAAGCGACAATGCCTGGAGCCGTTCGACCTTGCCACCAAATGGTGACTTGTCTCTTGTCGAGATCTCAAGGCTATTGCAATCGGTGCTACTTGCACGCATGACCGGTCGCATGGATATTGATCAAGGCAGTGCCCATGCCAAAATTTTCTTTGTTGATGGTGAGCCTCAGCACGCTGACATTGCCGGTATTCCTGGTGATGAAGGTATTCTTGAGTTACTTACCTGGAGAGAAGGTAAATATAAGTTTGAGCCTCGCGTCAGGGTGACTGAGCGCAACGTCGGGCAACCCATCGAGAGTCTTGTTATCCTTGGCGTACAGCTCGTCGACAAAGTCAACTTCATCAAAAACGTCGGGCTTTTGCCCGAGTCGGTTCTGATTCGCAAACATGACAGTTTGCTTGGTTCTGACTTTGATGTGCTGGCCAGCCGTGATCCCAGTATCGAGCCGGACTTGCTTAAGCGGTTTTATCAAGCAATTGATGATCGTACTGCTATTAAGGCGTTAGTTGATAGTTTGAGATTGTCTCGCAGTCAGTGGGTGCCAGTTGTTGCACTGTTACTTAGTTCTGACCTGGTCACATTTACAAATGACTTTGTCCCCACCAAAGAAGAAAAGCCGTCAATCAATCCAAAAGTGATTGATAAATCAAAGATTCACTCAGTGATGATGAGTCTCAGACGTCCTGAGACCGGCATGTTTACTTATCCAGCGTTTTTGTATTTTCTTGAGCAAGAATATTTTAGAGGGTACCGCTCGGGCAGTCCGCTATCTGTCATGGTAATGGAAATGAGAGTGGTAACTGGTCCACCTAACTTTGTTAGAGAGCCTCTGGATGTACCTGCTGTGGCTGAGGTCGTGCGTCGTATCAGTCGTCTAAAACGTCACATTGACTTGCTTGCCCACTATGACCAGTACGATTACGCCATGCTTTTGCCTAACACCAAGACTAGTGGTGCCAATATCTTTGCTCAACGTATTGCTCGAGCAATCTGGAGCTCACCACTTGCCTACGGCATTGACAGCGCCAATCTATCACTGGCTTTTGGTGTCGCTTGCATACCCGAAGACTGCCTTGACCTGGGCGTTTTGTTGGCTGCTGCCGAAGCGGCTAAGTCTCAAGCGCTGAGAGCGGCTGTACCAATATCACTATTTCGTGATATCAAAGGTGGTGCCTGA
- a CDS encoding WG repeat-containing protein, translating to MEQSAITFLANASAPMALVALYLCLPLSGIKLKPFGVIFAIIFSFFSALIAMLSLFIGGMSLYVAFWAALGGGQGVLAFIAVIETAVAIGAVAANYWTIALSASLMPDVLTITSKKALLCTSVLIVATQAASVYMLQTFGPIGVGKARPLFGFIDKSGKFIIKPSYGDVEKFHNGLAVVWPEAAYPEIVGDVEALKSYSQIDKNGKVAKTINESQHRAIKNNYLYTNPEDAYECKSGNNSFSLLGRESNWQYGKGTGSDIASKYFEGLAVKQSKNYRYGYVDSQGKTIIAPSYIEALRFTEGLAAVQKNDKWGYIDRSGKYVIKPQFDKASPFSEGLACVGIYNDTNDPKYSTAPIGLARFGYIDKTGKFVIPPVLMHAYSFSEGLAGACIDVNNPPDLKYTPQNQKELEEKMRAASESALKDRSLRCVKAWRDSGTWGETAENGPEWLAEVEQLLKVEPGNDDFYAYRAAIYTGLYPVKFKEAKASALEALAINNKNALAHGVLAHCLTVNKDNKGAIEHFSKAIDYQPQNPEWYANRGLTYEDTGENKKAILDYTSMLDNSLDKAWAYGSRAHARLSIEDRAGAIQDSDNAIEQDITSVFAYKQKADALSRQGKFVLALAELAKAEAYINPNSWEMLELLQMRQSMLGFKGDKAKANAVQKQIQQLKKQLVAN from the coding sequence GTGGAACAAAGTGCAATTACATTTTTAGCAAATGCCAGTGCACCAATGGCTCTGGTAGCACTTTATCTTTGCTTGCCATTGTCGGGCATCAAGCTCAAGCCATTTGGCGTAATCTTTGCCATTATATTTTCGTTTTTTAGTGCGCTCATCGCCATGCTCAGCCTCTTTATTGGCGGGATGTCTTTGTACGTCGCATTTTGGGCAGCCCTTGGTGGCGGACAAGGTGTCCTAGCATTTATCGCAGTAATCGAAACAGCCGTGGCTATTGGAGCAGTCGCAGCAAATTACTGGACTATCGCTCTCAGTGCCAGTTTGATGCCAGACGTACTGACGATTACTTCAAAAAAAGCATTGCTGTGCACATCTGTGCTCATAGTTGCTACTCAGGCTGCTAGTGTCTATATGCTGCAAACTTTTGGTCCTATTGGAGTTGGCAAAGCAAGACCACTATTTGGTTTTATCGATAAGAGCGGCAAATTTATAATCAAACCAAGTTATGGTGACGTTGAAAAATTCCACAACGGACTGGCCGTTGTCTGGCCAGAAGCCGCATATCCAGAGATTGTGGGGGATGTAGAGGCACTGAAGAGCTACAGCCAAATAGATAAAAACGGCAAAGTAGCAAAAACTATAAACGAGTCCCAACACCGCGCCATCAAAAACAATTATCTCTATACAAATCCTGAAGATGCCTACGAATGCAAGTCAGGCAATAATTCCTTCAGTTTACTTGGACGAGAATCAAACTGGCAGTACGGCAAAGGCACTGGCTCAGACATAGCCAGCAAGTATTTTGAGGGACTGGCTGTTAAGCAGTCAAAAAACTACCGCTATGGCTATGTCGATAGCCAAGGCAAGACGATCATAGCACCAAGCTACATAGAAGCATTACGCTTCACCGAAGGTCTTGCGGCAGTGCAAAAAAATGACAAATGGGGCTACATAGATCGTAGTGGCAAGTATGTGATAAAACCTCAGTTTGACAAAGCTTCACCCTTTAGCGAAGGACTGGCCTGCGTCGGTATCTACAATGACACCAATGACCCTAAATATAGTACTGCTCCAATAGGTCTTGCGCGCTTTGGCTATATCGACAAAACTGGTAAGTTCGTTATCCCACCAGTGCTAATGCATGCCTATTCATTCTCGGAAGGACTGGCTGGTGCTTGCATAGACGTAAATAATCCACCAGATCTTAAATACACCCCCCAAAATCAAAAAGAACTGGAAGAAAAAATGAGAGCAGCTAGTGAGAGCGCTCTTAAAGACCGCTCACTACGATGCGTGAAGGCCTGGCGCGACAGCGGCACCTGGGGAGAAACTGCCGAAAACGGACCTGAGTGGTTGGCAGAAGTCGAACAACTCTTGAAAGTTGAACCAGGCAATGACGATTTTTATGCGTACAGAGCAGCAATTTATACCGGACTATATCCAGTCAAATTTAAAGAAGCAAAAGCGTCCGCCCTCGAGGCACTGGCTATCAACAACAAAAATGCCCTTGCCCACGGCGTCCTCGCTCACTGCCTCACTGTCAATAAAGACAATAAAGGGGCCATTGAGCACTTTAGTAAAGCTATTGATTATCAGCCGCAAAATCCCGAGTGGTATGCCAACCGTGGACTGACCTATGAAGACACTGGCGAGAACAAGAAAGCTATCCTCGATTACACCAGTATGCTCGACAATAGCCTGGACAAAGCCTGGGCTTATGGCTCAAGAGCCCACGCCCGGTTGAGCATCGAAGATAGAGCTGGAGCCATTCAAGACTCAGATAATGCCATTGAGCAAGACATCACAAGTGTATTTGCCTACAAGCAAAAGGCAGATGCCTTAAGTCGTCAGGGCAAGTTTGTGCTGGCTCTTGCCGAACTGGCCAAAGCCGAAGCCTACATCAATCCAAACAGCTGGGAAATGCTCGAACTACTACAAATGCGCCAGTCAATGTTGGGCTTTAAAGGTGATAAAGCAAAAGCAAATGCTGTGCAAAAACAGATACAACAGCTCAAGAAACAACTAGTAGCAAACTAG
- a CDS encoding WG repeat-containing protein yields MTNFYQVYLANISVVIALIAIYLCLPFSGIKIKKFGPVYTFAYALISAFIFLGCLYVGAVILFMSFWVALAGGAWAFGLFTLIALAIAILAMFANYLTLKNLAKYYPQILAITSPMALKVTSSLIVCTQIGSIFLFEKFELLYKSPNIAMGYIDKTGKIVIAPAFGDVEKFHDGKAITWAQDSYPSFSSTPSKLASYSLIDRSGKTIKSITPDERAALKAKYKALNLEDYPEPCFQKLDLQFTGEFQEGLSVVCNEQYQKGYVDKTGKLIYAYQFSDARQFSEGLAAVSPYGQWGYMDHSGKMVIPAYFQKAGPFHEGLAPVAISNPKRDDRYNLGSTTDDLLYGYIDKRGNFVIPPMFFYAYPFSEGLAGVQVDLNKLPRLEEGQKTLKRYLRDR; encoded by the coding sequence GTGACCAATTTTTACCAGGTCTATCTAGCAAACATCAGTGTCGTTATCGCACTGATTGCTATCTATCTCTGTCTGCCTTTTTCTGGCATAAAAATCAAAAAGTTTGGACCGGTCTATACTTTTGCCTATGCCTTAATTAGTGCCTTTATCTTTTTAGGCTGCTTGTATGTTGGCGCTGTGATTCTGTTTATGAGCTTCTGGGTGGCTCTAGCCGGTGGCGCATGGGCTTTTGGATTGTTCACTTTAATCGCCCTGGCAATCGCCATTCTGGCAATGTTTGCAAACTATTTGACACTAAAAAATCTTGCTAAATACTATCCACAAATTTTGGCTATAACTTCTCCGATGGCATTAAAAGTGACTTCCAGTCTAATTGTGTGTACACAGATTGGCAGCATATTTTTGTTTGAAAAGTTTGAACTACTTTATAAAAGTCCCAATATTGCCATGGGCTATATCGACAAAACCGGCAAAATAGTGATTGCACCAGCCTTTGGCGATGTCGAAAAATTCCACGACGGTAAAGCAATAACCTGGGCACAAGACTCCTATCCATCCTTTTCATCCACCCCCTCCAAGCTAGCAAGCTACTCCCTGATAGATAGGAGTGGCAAAACAATCAAATCAATTACACCCGACGAGCGCGCCGCACTCAAGGCTAAATATAAAGCGCTCAATCTTGAAGACTACCCCGAGCCATGTTTTCAAAAGCTCGATCTACAATTTACAGGTGAATTTCAGGAAGGCTTATCTGTTGTCTGCAATGAGCAATACCAAAAAGGTTATGTAGACAAAACTGGCAAACTTATATATGCCTATCAGTTTAGTGACGCTCGTCAGTTTAGTGAGGGATTGGCGGCAGTAAGTCCATATGGTCAGTGGGGTTATATGGACCACAGCGGCAAGATGGTGATTCCAGCATATTTTCAAAAAGCCGGACCATTTCACGAAGGTTTAGCGCCAGTAGCTATTTCAAATCCCAAAAGAGATGATAGATACAATTTAGGCAGCACCACGGATGATTTACTCTATGGTTACATCGATAAAAGAGGTAACTTTGTCATACCACCGATGTTCTTTTATGCCTATCCATTTAGCGAAGGACTGGCTGGAGTGCAGGTAGATCTCAATAAATTACCAAGACTCGAAGAAGGGCAGAAGACTCTGAAAAGGTATTTACGTGATCGCTAG
- a CDS encoding DUF1365 domain-containing protein produces MSDLISALYQCQVRHTRYKPRQHSFAYGVYMFYLDLSELAQLELSSKLFSHNSFNLFSFYDSDHLKGFGSGSLLERFDQLLKSRRIDEAVTSVRLLTYPRILGYVFNPVSFYFGFDKDNSPVVGIAEVGNTFGEMKVYILEKTKEGHFRLIAPKEFYVSPYGKLLDLFDFVVPVPGPDLKICVDTLDCDDRSKVLVSSISGQCLAFDDRRLFKLFWRYPLVTLKVISMIHWQAFLLYLKGVPFFKKQEAIESQTEILNVPQVRYKI; encoded by the coding sequence ATGTCTGATCTTATTTCGGCTCTCTATCAGTGCCAGGTACGGCATACTAGATACAAACCAAGACAGCATAGTTTTGCTTATGGCGTCTATATGTTTTATTTGGACCTTTCTGAGTTGGCTCAATTAGAGTTGTCTTCAAAGCTATTTAGTCATAACAGCTTTAACTTGTTTAGCTTTTACGATAGCGATCATCTCAAAGGTTTTGGCAGTGGTAGCCTGCTTGAGCGGTTTGATCAGCTCCTAAAAAGTAGACGAATTGATGAGGCTGTAACTAGCGTGCGTTTGCTTACTTATCCTCGTATCCTTGGTTATGTTTTTAATCCTGTTTCTTTTTATTTTGGCTTTGACAAAGACAACAGTCCTGTCGTAGGCATTGCCGAGGTCGGCAATACTTTTGGCGAGATGAAGGTCTATATCCTCGAAAAAACAAAAGAGGGGCATTTTCGCCTGATTGCGCCTAAAGAATTTTATGTCTCGCCTTATGGCAAGCTCCTTGACTTGTTTGATTTTGTTGTGCCGGTACCTGGTCCGGACCTCAAAATCTGTGTCGACACATTAGACTGTGACGACCGCTCCAAAGTGCTGGTCAGTAGCATCAGTGGCCAGTGCTTGGCCTTTGATGACCGGCGACTCTTTAAGCTGTTTTGGCGCTATCCACTGGTCACGCTTAAAGTAATTAGTATGATCCACTGGCAGGCATTTTTGCTTTATCTCAAGGGCGTGCCATTTTTTAAAAAGCAAGAAGCAATCGAATCTCAAACTGAAATTTTGAATGTACCACAGGTAAGATACAAAATATGA
- a CDS encoding class I SAM-dependent methyltransferase — protein MKTGTDTATSAQAGANPLFRRIICGALARMPYGTLTVRMPDGEVLSYGRGVNPSGHTVKAAVVIHDADFFRRCVVFGHIGFAEAYMDGHWETDDIASVIAWFLLNLNDCGLLEGTGKKPVFVNFMGFINQCLHIFKHNSQSNSKKNISYHYDLSNELFKLFLDETMTYSSAFFKDAQAGLKEAQIAKYDAICRKLDIKATDHILEIGSGWGGFALHAVQNYGCRHTGVTISKEQLDYATELVKAAGLSDKIEFRLLDYRKLDGSKERFDKIVSIEMIEAVGHEYLDAFFNKCDEMLKPDGLLAMQMITCPDSRYDLIRQNTDFIQKHIFPGSLLPSLRQVSQSMQKTELFLHDLEDLGNDYARTLVTWQERFEGRLQEVYALGFDAVFVRKWRYYLSYCAAAFAMRNITVVQAVYTRPNNLSLSHGLLPRFAADKALLDRGAIEPSVHSKTTQDKVNARS, from the coding sequence ATGAAAACAGGCACTGACACAGCTACTTCTGCCCAGGCAGGGGCTAATCCATTATTTCGACGCATCATTTGTGGTGCTCTTGCACGTATGCCTTATGGCACTCTTACTGTGCGTATGCCTGATGGCGAAGTGCTCAGCTATGGTCGCGGCGTCAATCCATCTGGTCACACAGTCAAAGCGGCTGTTGTAATCCACGATGCTGATTTTTTTAGACGCTGTGTTGTATTTGGTCATATTGGTTTTGCCGAGGCCTACATGGACGGTCACTGGGAGACCGATGATATCGCCTCTGTTATTGCCTGGTTTTTGCTCAATTTAAATGACTGTGGATTGCTTGAGGGCACTGGCAAAAAGCCTGTGTTTGTCAACTTTATGGGCTTTATCAATCAGTGTCTGCATATTTTTAAACACAACAGTCAGAGCAATAGCAAAAAAAATATTTCCTATCACTACGACCTGAGCAATGAGCTATTTAAGCTGTTTTTAGATGAGACCATGACCTATAGCAGTGCCTTTTTTAAGGATGCTCAGGCTGGTCTTAAAGAGGCTCAGATAGCCAAGTATGATGCTATCTGCCGCAAGCTTGATATCAAAGCCACTGATCATATATTGGAGATTGGCTCTGGTTGGGGTGGTTTTGCCTTGCATGCAGTACAAAATTACGGCTGTAGACATACTGGTGTGACAATCTCAAAAGAGCAATTGGACTATGCTACTGAGCTGGTCAAAGCCGCCGGTTTGAGTGACAAAATCGAGTTTAGACTATTGGATTACCGTAAGCTTGATGGTTCAAAAGAGCGCTTTGATAAAATCGTTTCAATTGAGATGATCGAGGCTGTGGGTCATGAGTATCTCGATGCATTTTTTAACAAGTGCGATGAAATGCTAAAGCCCGATGGGCTGCTCGCTATGCAAATGATTACATGTCCGGATAGCCGGTATGACTTGATTCGCCAGAATACTGACTTCATTCAAAAGCATATTTTTCCCGGCTCGCTTTTGCCATCTTTAAGGCAAGTCAGTCAATCGATGCAAAAGACTGAGCTGTTTCTTCACGATCTTGAAGACCTGGGTAATGACTACGCTCGTACTCTCGTGACCTGGCAAGAGCGCTTTGAGGGTCGTCTCCAAGAGGTTTACGCTCTGGGCTTTGATGCTGTATTTGTGCGCAAATGGCGCTATTATCTCTCCTACTGTGCTGCTGCCTTTGCTATGCGCAATATCACTGTAGTGCAGGCTGTTTATACCCGCCCCAACAATTTGAGCTTATCTCATGGACTTTTGCCACGATTTGCTGCCGACAAAGCATTACTTGATAGGGGCGCCATTGAGCCTTCTGTCCATTCCAAAACAACGCAGGATAAGGTAAATGCTCGCTCCTGA
- a CDS encoding class I SAM-dependent methyltransferase, which translates to MTEQAIIKPDFKSLSKPGSEDPLYEFLARDICPDWLIRAGIKRMLGQKLKEQALSVEDRQKHMTRMVQELISSPVAIETASANEQHYMVPTEFFKYCLGPRLKYSCALYEDETITLAKAEEAMLQLTCERAQLADGLDILELGCGWGSLTLYMAERYPSSKITAVSNSASQRAHIESQCQERGFKNVQVITCDVNSFAFDGKVDRVVSVEMFEHMKNYRELMRRIASWLNSGGKLFVHIFSHKEFCYHYEDQDGKDWLTRNFFTGGIMPSRDLLLYFQQDLQIEQEWAVSGRHYELTARHWLNNMDANKSKIMPILADTYGQEHARRWWVFWRLFYIACEELWGFRGGQEWMVSHYLFKRD; encoded by the coding sequence ATGACTGAACAAGCCATTATCAAACCTGATTTTAAGAGTCTGAGCAAGCCTGGGTCAGAAGACCCGCTCTATGAGTTTTTGGCCAGAGATATCTGTCCTGACTGGCTCATTAGAGCTGGTATCAAACGCATGCTCGGGCAAAAATTAAAAGAGCAAGCACTCAGTGTAGAAGACCGACAAAAGCATATGACCCGCATGGTGCAAGAGCTTATCTCCTCTCCAGTAGCGATAGAGACTGCCAGCGCCAATGAGCAACATTACATGGTGCCTACTGAGTTTTTTAAGTACTGTCTTGGTCCCAGGCTTAAATACAGCTGTGCTCTTTATGAGGATGAGACTATCACCCTGGCTAAGGCCGAGGAAGCAATGCTGCAATTGACCTGTGAGCGTGCGCAGCTGGCTGATGGTCTGGATATATTGGAGCTAGGCTGCGGCTGGGGCTCGCTAACACTTTATATGGCTGAACGCTATCCCTCAAGTAAGATCACGGCAGTTTCAAACTCCGCTTCCCAGCGTGCTCATATTGAGTCGCAGTGCCAGGAGAGAGGATTTAAAAATGTGCAGGTGATCACTTGTGACGTCAATAGTTTTGCTTTTGACGGTAAGGTCGATAGAGTGGTATCGGTAGAAATGTTTGAACACATGAAAAACTACCGCGAACTGATGCGCCGCATCGCCAGCTGGCTCAATAGTGGCGGTAAGCTTTTTGTGCATATATTTAGCCATAAAGAGTTTTGTTATCACTATGAAGACCAGGATGGCAAAGACTGGCTTACACGCAACTTTTTTACCGGCGGTATTATGCCGTCCCGTGACCTTTTGCTTTATTTTCAGCAGGACCTACAAATTGAGCAAGAGTGGGCTGTCAGTGGTCGTCATTATGAGCTTACTGCCAGGCACTGGCTAAATAACATGGATGCCAACAAGAGTAAGATAATGCCTATCCTGGCTGACACCTATGGTCAGGAGCATGCCAGACGCTGGTGGGTCTTCTGGCGTCTCTTTTATATTGCCTGCGAGGAACTCTGGGGCTTTAGAGGCGGTCAGGAATGGATGGTGTCGCATTATCTGTTTAAAAGAGACTGA